Sequence from the Bacteroidales bacterium genome:
CCGATTTTAAATCATCCTCGTTTGCTCCAAAATAGGCAGCATAATTTAAAAACATTCCACAAATACATATATCGCTATTGGGGACAGTTTTTGCTGGATTTATTCCACCATCAGGATCTTTATTTTCACGAATAATTTTATTGATAGTATCCTGTATCTCCTTGCACTGATTTGAAATTGATAAATTCTTTAAATCCAGTATTGTATAATGCGATGAAATCCATTTAGGTTGATAAAATCCACGCCCCCAATGCCCGTTACTATTCTGGTACGATAAAAATCTTGCACCCCAACCCTCCTTCGATACTCCCTCTTTCAGATCAGACCTATCAATACTCAGCAAATCACGATAACCCTGATACTGAATTGAAACATCGCTATCCAGTAACCATTCAATTATTTGGTTAGGTATCATGGGGTTTAGAATTCTTGGTTTTTTAAAATTGCATTAACACTCATTCTTGGTTCATATTCGTGATAAAAAAGAATCTCGAATAAATCCAAAAGTTTCTTTTCACAGTTCAAATATGATAAAGCATGAATCAATGTTCCATTATGTTGATAATTGTCTTTTTTAAAATTGCATTAAACAGTGCTTCTAAAGATCTATTGTCTTTCAAATCGACAAGTGCAAGAGTAGCATTATTTCTAAGTTCAGATTCGTCTTTTTCATTAAGGGTATTAGAACTTCTGTTACATCATCTATTCCAAATTCTGATAGTTTCTTTGCTGCAGCTATGGTTTTAACGTTTTCTTTAGATAATAAAACTTGTATTAATTTATCAATTTTGTTCATTTTTGTGACGTAGAAACAAATTCCCTTTTTAATGCCTAAACGAGAACAAGGAATAGTAAACAGTAAATTTAAACATCCCAAAATACGACAGAATCTATTTGTTTATATGTATATCAATTTCTTTGAAATTTAACAGTATTAGGAACTGGTAATTTTTTTTTCGTTATAATGCTTATTCGATTCTATATAAAATAAGTTTCTTTTCTTTTTCATCTTATCCTGAATTGAATGAATTTCTTTAAGGTTTGGTATTTTACATTCAAATATTACTACCTCCCTTAATTCATTTTCGACATTTGCTGTTTCATCCAAAATTACTGCAGCATCATTAATTCCAAGTAATTTCAATCGTGAAATAGCTGTCATTTTGTTATCTCTTGCTTGAATTAACAGCCCATCTCTTTCTCTAATTTTTTTCCAACCTTCATCGCTTACAGGGATCCCTTTCTCTATTTGTCCTTTTGAAACTCCAGAAATAGCACTTATACAACGAGACCATTTTTGAAAATAATCTTCTGCTGAATCAGAAATTTTTTCAATCGTATCAAAATATCTTTTATAAAATTCTTTTCTAGCATCTGATTTATGATTTAATCGTGTCAATAAATAACTTGATAAAGATGCAATTATAGCTCCTAATCCAATTTTGATTGTTGTATCAATCAAACTATAAGTTTCGCTATTCATAAGAAGATATTTTTATCAATATAATTAACCTATAACTCGTTTATATGTCTATTTCTTTCAGACTGATTCATCATAAAATCTCGTTAAGTCTTATAATTGCAATCCCTAACCCAAATATAATCATTTAATTTATAGATCCCCACAGGGCTATAATTTTATAAGATATAGCATAAATCGATTTTCAAATTCCTATTTTTGTTTTTTATTAATGACTCAGCAGTAGAATGAAAAGTGGGTTGGTGCTTAAAACAACTGGTAGTAGATATACTATTCGGGATAATGATGGAAAAATATATTTCTGTTCAATTCGGGGGAAACTTCGGTTAAAGGGGGTAAAAACAACAAACCCAATAACCGTGGGCGATTACGTGGATTTTGAGGTAGATGAAGGTGATGTTGGGGCAATTAGCCGTGTTCACGATAGAAAAAACTATATCATTCGTCGCTCTACAAACCTATCGCGCGAATCGCACGTTATTGCTGCAAATCTGGATCAAACACTGCTAATTGTTACCATTGAATTTCCAGAAACCCAACTTGCTTTTATTGATAGATACCTTGTTACTGCTGAAGCTTACAGAATCCCAACAACTTTAGTATTCAATAAAACAGATCTTTACACCGATGAAATGATCGGTAAGCTCAACGACTATATATCTATCTACAGTAAAATTGGGTATCACTGTATTCAGGTTTCGGCAGAAACTGGACAAAATCTCGCCGAACTAAAAAATATACTTACAGGGAAGGTTAGCCTAATCTCTGGGAATTCGGGGGTTGGAAAATCTACACTAATCAATAAAATTGCACCTGAGCTTAACCTAAAAACCGAGTTGATATCCTCCTATCACCTTATGGGTAAGCACACAACAACTTTTAGCGAAATGTTTGAATTAAGTTTTGGTGGTTTTATAATTGATACTCCAGGAATTAAAGGTTTTGGAATAGTTGATATCGATAACGATGAGCTATACCACTATTTTCCCGAAATATTTAGAATCGCCTCGGATTGTAAGTTTTATAATTGCACCCACATTCACGAGCCTGGTTGTGCCGTTATTCGTGCTGTTGACGAGGGTGCTATAAGCCCATCCCGTTACATAAGCTATTTAAGCATCCACGATGATGATAATGATAAGTATCGTTAAACCACTAATAATCAGGAAATGAAATCACATGAAATTGACTATCGGATAATGGGTGAATCCATCCAGCTAGTAGAAGTAGAACTCGATCCAATGGAAACAGTTATTGCTGAGGCGGGTGCTATGGTTTATATGGATGATGGTATTCAATTTGAAGCCAAAATGGGCGATGGTACTGCCCCAAATCAAGGATTCTTTGACAAATTACTTTCGGCAGGTTCAAGGGTATTGGCAGGGGAATCATTATTCATTACCCATTTTACAAATCGTGGGCTAGGCAAAAAAAAGGTTGCATTTTCGGCACCTTACCCTGGAACAGTTATTCCTATTGATTTGTCTCAAATGGGTGGGCAACTTATTGTTCAAAAAGATGGATTTTTATGCGCAGCCATGGGTACTAAAATAACAATGCACTTTAATCGTAAAATTGGATCGGGTCTTGTTGGAGGCGAAGGTTTTATCCTCCAAAAACTTGAGGGCGATGGACGTGCCTTTGTTCATGCTGGCGGAACGGTTATAGAGCGTCAACTAAATAATGAAGTGCTAAGGATTGATACAGGTTGTATTGTTGCTTTCGAGCCTCGAATCGATTTTGATGTTGAGTCAACAGGTAGCCTAAAAAGTATGGTCTTTGGTGGCGAGGGTCTATTTCTTGCCACGCTCCGTGGAACAGGTAAGATTTGGTTACAATCAATGCCAATCAGAAAATTAATTCAGGCAATTTCGCCATACGGCAGAAATTCAGGAAAAGAGAGTAGTTCTGTCCTTGGAAATTTATTTCAGGATTAAACTAATTGTTTAACTTATTTTACTCTAGTGAAAAATATCGGGATTGTTGATTTTTTATCAGAACGAGAGCATACTCCAGTAATTGATGTTCGTTCACCATTGGAATTTACTAAGGGTCACATTCCTGGAGCCTATAATATCCCTTTATTTACCAATGAAGAACGAACAATAGTTGGAACTAAATATGTACAAGAATCTCGTTATAATTCTGTTATCGCAGGGTTAGATTTTGTTGGTCCCAAATTAAGTGGGTTTATCGATAAAGTTTCAGCAATTGCACCAGATAAAAAAGTCTTGGTTTACTGCTGGCGTGGAGGAATGAGGAGTTCTAGTATGTCGTGGCTCTTTAATCTTGCTGGCTTTAACTCAAAGACGCTCATTGGTGGTTATAGATCGTACAGAAGGTATTTAAAAGAATATCTGGCAAAACCGATAAATCTGACTATTCTGGGAGGAATGACTGGCAGCGGAAAGACGGAACTTTTATCACAACTGTCAAAACTTGGTCAACAGGTTATCGATCTTGAGGGATTAGCAAACCATAAAGGCTCTGCCTTTGGGGCTATTGGACAAAAACCAC
This genomic interval carries:
- the rsgA gene encoding ribosome small subunit-dependent GTPase A, which gives rise to MKSGLVLKTTGSRYTIRDNDGKIYFCSIRGKLRLKGVKTTNPITVGDYVDFEVDEGDVGAISRVHDRKNYIIRRSTNLSRESHVIAANLDQTLLIVTIEFPETQLAFIDRYLVTAEAYRIPTTLVFNKTDLYTDEMIGKLNDYISIYSKIGYHCIQVSAETGQNLAELKNILTGKVSLISGNSGVGKSTLINKIAPELNLKTELISSYHLMGKHTTTFSEMFELSFGGFIIDTPGIKGFGIVDIDNDELYHYFPEIFRIASDCKFYNCTHIHEPGCAVIRAVDEGAISPSRYISYLSIHDDDNDKYR
- the mnmH gene encoding tRNA 2-selenouridine(34) synthase MnmH, which encodes MKNIGIVDFLSEREHTPVIDVRSPLEFTKGHIPGAYNIPLFTNEERTIVGTKYVQESRYNSVIAGLDFVGPKLSGFIDKVSAIAPDKKVLVYCWRGGMRSSSMSWLFNLAGFNSKTLIGGYRSYRRYLKEYLAKPINLTILGGMTGSGKTELLSQLSKLGQQVIDLEGLANHKGSAFGAIGQKPQPSTEFFENLLFEEIAKLDPNIPSWVEDESKSIGSVFIPNEFFSQMLNSPVIAIELPTEIRIERLAKDYTNCDPELLTASVNRITKRLGSDNASRAIKSIQEGRFDEAIEITLKYYDKTYLYGLSTKKIKPTIVQLNKNDIIMNSKILIEKLKESL
- a CDS encoding TIGR00266 family protein, translated to MKSHEIDYRIMGESIQLVEVELDPMETVIAEAGAMVYMDDGIQFEAKMGDGTAPNQGFFDKLLSAGSRVLAGESLFITHFTNRGLGKKKVAFSAPYPGTVIPIDLSQMGGQLIVQKDGFLCAAMGTKITMHFNRKIGSGLVGGEGFILQKLEGDGRAFVHAGGTVIERQLNNEVLRIDTGCIVAFEPRIDFDVESTGSLKSMVFGGEGLFLATLRGTGKIWLQSMPIRKLIQAISPYGRNSGKESSSVLGNLFQD